One genomic window of Acidobacteriota bacterium includes the following:
- a CDS encoding N-acetylmuramoyl-L-alanine amidase produces the protein MGLSGALPAGADVTQVRIVGDGAPTRITIWTDTAETADGLVTEAGGERKVVLLLAQNGYSAAGEGNGGVAAWTLEPGRLEFKLDRPMAVTRMLRLPPTGKERAYRVILDLDTVSAVRYTTTARRDTKKLAKLETEYADARASAVLAGAAPARGGKLAGAPRKHVVVVDAGHGGKDPGALAVNGGKEKDITLKTALALKERLERDGRYDVRLTRDSDVYVEHEDRVTLARKWGAELFISLHADAAGSDSVAGASVYTISARGETRIDRESTRNDWKIAIEDGTPERLNSLLEDLVKRETKTRSAEFAELLLPQLQEAGPVLRNSHRNAGFYVLLAPDVPAVLLELGFLTNDADAKRLQSDKGRKAAVEAIASTIDTYFSQQDLRLASN, from the coding sequence TTGGGTTTGTCTGGCGCGCTGCCGGCAGGCGCCGATGTCACGCAGGTGCGAATCGTGGGAGATGGCGCGCCGACCCGCATCACCATCTGGACCGATACGGCCGAAACCGCCGACGGGCTGGTCACCGAAGCCGGCGGGGAACGCAAGGTTGTGCTTCTGCTCGCGCAGAACGGGTATTCTGCGGCGGGCGAAGGCAATGGCGGGGTGGCGGCCTGGACGCTCGAGCCCGGCCGCCTCGAATTCAAACTGGACCGGCCGATGGCGGTAACCCGGATGCTGCGCCTGCCGCCCACCGGCAAGGAGCGCGCCTACCGCGTCATCCTCGATCTCGATACGGTTTCGGCGGTGCGCTACACGACGACGGCGCGCCGGGACACCAAGAAACTCGCCAAGCTTGAAACCGAGTATGCCGATGCGCGCGCCAGTGCGGTGCTCGCCGGAGCGGCGCCCGCCCGTGGCGGGAAGCTCGCCGGGGCGCCGCGCAAGCATGTGGTGGTCGTGGACGCCGGGCATGGCGGCAAGGATCCCGGCGCCTTGGCCGTAAACGGCGGCAAGGAAAAGGACATCACGCTCAAGACGGCGCTGGCGCTGAAAGAGCGGCTGGAGCGGGACGGGCGCTACGATGTCCGCCTGACCCGAGACTCGGACGTCTATGTCGAGCACGAGGACCGCGTGACGCTTGCCCGCAAGTGGGGCGCCGAGCTGTTCATTTCGCTGCATGCCGATGCGGCGGGATCGGACTCGGTCGCGGGCGCCTCGGTCTACACCATCTCCGCACGCGGCGAGACGCGGATTGACCGCGAATCGACCCGCAATGACTGGAAGATCGCCATTGAGGATGGCACGCCGGAGCGCCTGAACAGCCTGCTGGAAGACCTTGTGAAACGCGAAACCAAGACGCGTTCCGCCGAGTTCGCCGAGCTGCTGCTGCCGCAGCTGCAGGAGGCGGGCCCGGTCCTGCGCAATTCGCACCGCAATGCGGGCTTTTATGTGCTGCTGGCGCCGGATGTGCCGGCGGTGCTGCTGGAGCTTGGATTCCTGACCAACGATGCGGATGCCAAGCGCCTGCAATCCGACAAGGGACGCAAGGCGGCGGTGGAGGCAATTG
- a CDS encoding ribonuclease E/G — MSRLMLIDAAHPEETRVAIVNNGQVDDFDFEATGNEQLRGNIYLAKVTRVEPSLQAAFVEYGGNRHGFLAFSEIHPDYYQLPAEDREALLREAAEEAAAAIEDDDDDDGPYVPHGVAAEIEHGGHDHDHDHADHDHSDEADSEGETDSDAEGDEAEGDDAGEAAPRPPKPRARSARSSKPASTRTPISKRYKIQEVIRRRQVMLVQVVKEERGNKGAALTTYLSLAGRYSVLMPNTPRGGGISRKIVNSADRKRLKSIVAELDVPEGQGLIVRTAGAKRTKAEIKRDYDYLSKLWEQIVEKTLTSEAPALINAEGGLVHRAMRDMFDKEIEEVWVQGDDAYREAKDLAKIIMPSQAKKVQQWREDDPLYVAEAVEGQLDSIYSPTVQLKSGGYLVINQTEALVAIDVNSGKSTRERNIEQTAVRTNLEAAEEACRQMRLRDLAGLIVIDFIDMEENKNNRAVEKRLKECLKVDRARVQHGRISQFGLMEISRQRRRQGVLQATSDPCEACNGTGRRRSIPSAALQLIRAIEARAAIGALKGISVKAPTDVALYILNNKREALIEIERVAGFAVSIHSSEDMLPGDFQLDAERDPNAKPKKRPSPRSLMKPTPASVRDEDDEDGEEIEEIADADEDESGDEGEAPRAARPEGAEGGNGGRKRRRRRRGGKGREQRETGLEVVDGDAPALADAVAASSEDSDDEEDDEGDDAGMAPRAEGEDGPRKRRRRGRRGGRRRRRSGEARPEGGEIAAIADGGAYLDGLSVSAEAMLSEEGEAVPVEAAAAIEADDVSEADAEQEVAAEDAPAKKPRSRRSRAKPAPDPVADVEAEVAEHPPETVEVDTPAAPAEPEAAPEPVMAEAEAPAPEPSAPLAPTQPEGPKKSGWWNRSKK; from the coding sequence ATGAGCAGATTGATGCTGATCGACGCCGCCCATCCCGAAGAAACGCGGGTGGCGATCGTCAACAACGGCCAGGTTGACGATTTCGACTTCGAAGCAACCGGCAACGAACAACTCCGCGGCAACATCTACCTCGCAAAAGTCACCCGGGTGGAGCCCTCGCTCCAGGCGGCCTTTGTCGAATACGGTGGCAACCGCCACGGTTTCCTCGCCTTCAGCGAGATCCACCCCGACTATTACCAGCTGCCCGCCGAGGACCGCGAAGCCCTGCTGCGCGAAGCCGCGGAAGAGGCGGCAGCCGCTATCGAGGACGATGACGACGATGACGGCCCCTACGTGCCGCACGGCGTGGCCGCCGAAATCGAGCATGGCGGACACGACCATGATCACGACCACGCTGACCACGACCACTCGGACGAGGCCGACTCCGAAGGCGAGACCGACTCAGACGCCGAAGGCGACGAGGCCGAGGGCGATGACGCCGGCGAGGCCGCTCCGCGCCCGCCCAAGCCCCGCGCCCGCAGCGCCCGCAGCTCGAAGCCGGCCTCGACCCGCACACCGATCTCCAAGCGCTACAAGATCCAGGAAGTCATCCGCCGTCGGCAGGTGATGCTGGTGCAGGTCGTCAAGGAAGAGCGCGGCAACAAGGGCGCGGCCCTCACCACCTACCTCTCCCTCGCCGGTCGCTATTCGGTCCTGATGCCGAACACGCCGCGCGGCGGCGGCATCTCCCGCAAGATCGTCAACTCCGCCGACCGCAAGCGCCTGAAAAGCATCGTCGCCGAGCTGGACGTGCCGGAGGGCCAGGGCCTGATCGTGCGCACGGCCGGCGCTAAGCGCACCAAGGCCGAGATCAAGCGCGACTATGACTATCTGTCGAAACTCTGGGAGCAGATCGTCGAAAAGACGCTGACCTCGGAAGCGCCGGCCCTGATCAATGCCGAAGGCGGGCTCGTCCACCGCGCCATGCGCGACATGTTCGACAAGGAAATCGAGGAGGTCTGGGTCCAGGGCGATGATGCCTACCGCGAGGCGAAAGACCTCGCGAAGATCATCATGCCGAGCCAGGCCAAGAAGGTGCAGCAATGGCGCGAGGATGACCCGCTGTACGTTGCCGAAGCCGTCGAAGGCCAGCTGGATTCCATCTACTCGCCCACCGTGCAGCTGAAATCCGGCGGCTACCTGGTGATCAACCAGACCGAAGCCCTCGTCGCCATCGACGTGAACTCCGGCAAATCGACCCGTGAGCGCAACATCGAGCAGACCGCCGTGCGCACCAACCTGGAGGCCGCTGAAGAAGCGTGCCGCCAGATGCGCCTGCGCGACCTGGCCGGCCTGATCGTGATCGACTTCATCGACATGGAGGAGAACAAGAACAATCGCGCCGTCGAGAAACGTCTGAAGGAATGCCTGAAGGTTGACCGTGCGCGCGTCCAGCATGGCCGCATCTCGCAGTTCGGCCTGATGGAAATCTCCCGCCAGCGCCGCCGCCAGGGTGTGTTGCAGGCAACGTCCGATCCGTGTGAAGCGTGCAACGGCACCGGCCGCCGCCGCTCTATTCCGTCGGCCGCCCTCCAGCTGATCCGCGCCATCGAGGCCCGCGCTGCTATTGGCGCCCTCAAGGGCATCTCGGTGAAGGCGCCGACCGACGTCGCCCTCTACATCCTGAACAACAAGCGCGAAGCCCTGATCGAGATCGAGCGGGTTGCCGGCTTTGCCGTGTCGATCCATTCCTCGGAAGACATGCTGCCGGGCGACTTCCAGCTCGACGCCGAGCGCGACCCTAACGCCAAGCCGAAGAAGCGCCCCTCGCCCCGCTCGCTGATGAAGCCCACCCCAGCTTCGGTCCGCGACGAGGACGATGAGGACGGCGAGGAAATCGAAGAAATCGCCGATGCCGACGAAGACGAAAGCGGCGACGAGGGCGAAGCGCCTCGCGCGGCCCGTCCAGAAGGTGCCGAAGGCGGAAACGGCGGACGCAAGCGCCGTCGCCGTCGCCGCGGCGGCAAGGGCCGGGAGCAGCGCGAGACCGGCCTCGAGGTCGTCGATGGTGATGCGCCCGCCCTCGCAGACGCAGTCGCAGCCTCCAGCGAAGACAGCGACGATGAGGAAGATGACGAAGGCGATGACGCCGGCATGGCCCCGCGCGCGGAAGGCGAAGACGGCCCGCGCAAACGCCGCCGCCGGGGTCGCCGGGGCGGCCGGCGCCGGCGTCGTTCGGGCGAGGCCCGTCCGGAAGGCGGAGAGATCGCGGCGATCGCCGATGGCGGCGCCTATCTGGATGGTCTTTCGGTGAGCGCTGAAGCGATGCTGTCCGAAGAAGGCGAAGCTGTCCCTGTCGAGGCAGCGGCCGCCATAGAGGCTGATGACGTGTCAGAGGCGGACGCCGAGCAGGAAGTCGCGGCGGAAGACGCGCCGGCCAAGAAGCCGCGCAGCCGCCGCAGCCGGGCAAAGCCAGCGCCGGACCCGGTCGCCGATGTCGAGGCCGAAGTCGCCGAGCATCCGCCCGAGACGGTGGAAGTGGACACGCCAGCGGCTCCGGCCGAACCGGAAGCTGCGCCCGAACCCGTCATGGCCGAAGCCGAAGCGCCTGCACCCGAGCCGTCTGCGCCGCTCGCGCCAACGCAGCCCGAAGGCCCGAAAAAGTCCGGCTGGTGGAACCGCAGCAAGAAATAA
- a CDS encoding enoyl-CoA hydratase/isomerase family protein yields MKLETFGWDIDADGIAHAVFDVPGRSMNTLTAKAVADIIAITKEVATNDAIKGLVISSGKASGFCAGADLGEMNERAGGGEKVKKSADELKKEQFDAGFSLNGTLRKLETCGKPVAIALNGLALGGGLEVALAGHYRVAANDNPKLQFGLPEAKIGLLPGAGGTQRLPRLVGIQAALPLILQGESFTAEQAKSMGVVNELAPSSETVARAKAWVKANPKAKAPWDEKGFKVPGGVPHKSPGVGQVATMSNMMLSAKTYGNYPAQKNILSCIYEGIQVPIDAGLRIETRYFINTQQRPEAKAMIRSLFLSMQELGKGANRPAGHPKTEFKKIAVIGAGLMGAGIAYVQAKAGIPTVLVDVSKEAAEKGKQYSVRLVEKDVSRGKLSKEKGDALLALITPTDSYDDVKGADLVVEAVYENEELKAKITKAAEAVLGDDAVFGSNTSTLPITGLAKASKRPANFIGIHFFSPVERMGLVEIIKGKETSEATLAKSIDYVLAIRKTPIVVNDSRGFYTSRCFGTYTREGMEMLAEGIKPAIIENVGRQAGMPMGALEVSDSVGLDTALKVTRAMAEATGVDLQSDERTQFLAWLVEDQGRVGRKAGKGFYDYDEKGKPARLWPDINKQLTLKVDECPPALKKELTNRFLVRQAVEVARCFEEGVITDSRDADIGSILAWGFAPFTGGCCSYVDLIWGIKEFVAEADKLADKYGDRFRPNKLLRDMAAKGEGFYDRFPPAGSKAKVKEPA; encoded by the coding sequence ATGAAACTCGAGACATTTGGCTGGGATATCGACGCGGACGGCATTGCTCATGCCGTGTTCGATGTGCCCGGACGCAGCATGAACACGCTGACGGCGAAGGCCGTGGCGGATATCATCGCCATCACCAAGGAAGTGGCCACCAACGACGCCATCAAGGGCCTCGTGATTTCGTCCGGCAAGGCCAGCGGCTTCTGCGCCGGCGCCGACCTCGGCGAGATGAACGAGCGCGCGGGCGGCGGCGAGAAGGTCAAGAAGTCCGCAGACGAACTGAAGAAAGAACAGTTTGACGCTGGCTTCTCGCTGAACGGAACGCTGCGCAAGCTGGAGACGTGCGGCAAACCGGTCGCCATCGCGCTGAACGGCCTGGCCCTCGGCGGCGGCCTCGAAGTGGCGCTGGCGGGGCACTACCGCGTCGCCGCAAATGACAATCCGAAGCTGCAATTCGGCCTGCCGGAAGCCAAGATCGGCCTTCTTCCCGGTGCTGGCGGCACGCAGCGTCTGCCACGACTTGTCGGTATCCAGGCCGCGCTCCCGCTGATCCTGCAGGGTGAAAGCTTCACCGCCGAGCAGGCGAAATCGATGGGCGTGGTGAACGAGCTTGCGCCGTCTTCGGAAACCGTTGCCCGCGCGAAAGCCTGGGTGAAGGCGAACCCCAAGGCCAAGGCGCCATGGGACGAGAAGGGCTTCAAGGTGCCGGGCGGCGTTCCGCACAAGTCGCCGGGCGTCGGCCAGGTGGCCACGATGTCGAACATGATGCTGTCGGCGAAGACCTACGGGAACTATCCGGCGCAGAAAAACATCCTGTCGTGCATCTATGAAGGCATCCAGGTTCCGATCGATGCTGGCCTGCGCATCGAGACGCGCTATTTCATCAATACGCAGCAGCGCCCGGAGGCGAAAGCGATGATCCGCTCGCTGTTCCTGTCGATGCAGGAACTGGGCAAGGGCGCAAACCGCCCGGCCGGTCATCCGAAGACGGAGTTCAAGAAAATCGCCGTGATCGGCGCGGGCCTTATGGGGGCAGGCATTGCCTATGTGCAGGCAAAGGCCGGCATCCCGACGGTGCTGGTCGACGTGTCGAAGGAAGCGGCCGAGAAGGGCAAGCAGTATTCAGTGCGCCTCGTCGAGAAAGATGTCTCGCGCGGCAAGCTCTCGAAAGAGAAGGGCGATGCGCTGCTCGCGCTGATCACGCCAACCGATTCCTATGATGACGTGAAGGGTGCCGACCTCGTGGTCGAAGCGGTTTATGAAAACGAGGAACTGAAAGCGAAGATCACCAAGGCGGCCGAGGCCGTGCTGGGCGACGACGCCGTGTTCGGCTCGAACACCTCGACGTTGCCGATCACCGGTCTTGCGAAAGCTTCGAAGCGCCCGGCGAACTTCATCGGCATCCACTTCTTCTCGCCGGTCGAGCGGATGGGTCTCGTCGAGATCATCAAGGGCAAGGAGACGAGCGAGGCAACGCTGGCGAAGTCGATCGACTATGTGCTCGCCATCCGCAAAACGCCGATTGTCGTGAACGACAGCCGGGGCTTCTACACCTCGCGCTGCTTCGGCACCTATACGCGCGAAGGCATGGAAATGCTGGCCGAAGGCATCAAGCCGGCGATCATCGAAAACGTGGGCCGCCAGGCCGGCATGCCGATGGGCGCGCTGGAAGTTTCGGACTCTGTGGGTCTCGACACGGCGCTGAAAGTGACGCGCGCGATGGCGGAAGCCACCGGCGTTGATCTGCAGTCGGATGAACGCACGCAGTTCCTCGCCTGGCTGGTCGAGGATCAGGGCCGCGTTGGCCGCAAGGCTGGCAAGGGCTTCTACGACTATGACGAGAAGGGCAAACCCGCCCGCCTGTGGCCGGACATCAACAAGCAGCTGACGCTGAAAGTTGATGAGTGCCCGCCGGCGCTGAAGAAGGAGCTGACCAATCGTTTCCTCGTGCGTCAGGCGGTCGAGGTCGCCCGCTGTTTCGAGGAAGGTGTGATCACTGACTCGCGTGACGCGGACATCGGCTCGATCCTCGCCTGGGGCTTTGCACCGTTCACCGGCGGCTGCTGTTCCTATGTCGACCTGATCTGGGGCATCAAGGAGTTCGTCGCCGAAGCTGACAAGCTCGCCGACAAGTATGGCGACCGCTTCCGCCCGAACAAGTTGCTGCGCGACATGGCCGCCAAGGGCGAAGGCTTCTACGACCGCTTCCCGCCGGCAGGCTCGAAGGCGAAGGTGAAAGAGCCGGCATAG
- a CDS encoding acetyl-CoA C-acetyltransferase, whose product MPEAYIYDAVRTPRGKGKSSGALHEITALSLGTQVLQAIRDRNNLDTSKVDDVVFGCVSPVGEQGGDIARIAVLNAEYAETTAGVQVDRFCASGLEACNMAASKVITGEADMAIGGGVESMSRVPMGAAGGAWSTDPQIALKSYFTPQGIGADTIATKYGFSRDDVDAFAVESQRRAAQAWKEGRFKKSVVPVRDQMGGIRLAHDEFMRPDTTMQTLAALEPSFAGMGGMGFDEVIKQRYPELEKINHVHHAGNSSGIVDGASAVLFGSKEMGEALGLKPRAKVRAMASIGSEPGIMLTGPTYVTQKALKKAGMNVGDIDIYELNEAFASVVMLMMKLLGIPHEKMNVNGGAIAMGHPLGATGGMILGTVLDELERSDKETGLITLCVGAGMGTATIIERV is encoded by the coding sequence ATGCCTGAAGCCTATATCTACGACGCCGTGCGCACGCCCCGCGGCAAGGGAAAGTCCTCTGGCGCGCTGCACGAGATCACGGCGCTTAGCCTTGGCACGCAGGTGCTGCAGGCCATCCGTGACCGGAACAATCTCGACACGTCGAAAGTCGACGATGTGGTGTTCGGCTGCGTCTCGCCGGTCGGCGAGCAGGGCGGCGATATCGCCCGTATCGCGGTGCTGAACGCCGAATATGCCGAGACGACCGCCGGCGTGCAGGTCGACCGTTTCTGCGCCTCGGGCCTTGAGGCCTGCAACATGGCCGCCTCGAAAGTCATCACCGGCGAGGCCGACATGGCGATCGGCGGCGGTGTCGAAAGCATGAGCCGCGTGCCGATGGGCGCAGCGGGCGGCGCGTGGTCGACCGATCCGCAGATTGCACTCAAATCCTACTTCACGCCGCAAGGCATCGGCGCCGATACCATCGCCACCAAGTACGGCTTCAGCCGCGATGACGTGGACGCCTTCGCCGTCGAGAGCCAGCGCCGCGCCGCGCAGGCCTGGAAGGAAGGCCGTTTCAAGAAGTCCGTTGTGCCGGTGCGCGACCAGATGGGCGGCATTCGCCTGGCGCATGACGAGTTCATGCGGCCCGACACGACCATGCAGACACTGGCGGCGCTTGAGCCATCCTTCGCGGGCATGGGCGGCATGGGCTTCGATGAAGTCATCAAGCAGCGCTATCCGGAACTCGAGAAGATCAACCACGTGCACCATGCCGGCAACTCGTCGGGTATCGTGGACGGGGCCTCGGCGGTGCTGTTCGGCTCGAAGGAAATGGGCGAAGCGCTCGGCCTGAAGCCGCGCGCGAAGGTGCGCGCCATGGCCTCGATCGGCTCTGAGCCGGGCATCATGCTGACCGGCCCGACCTATGTGACGCAGAAGGCCTTGAAGAAGGCCGGCATGAATGTCGGCGACATCGACATCTACGAACTGAACGAGGCCTTCGCCTCGGTCGTGATGCTGATGATGAAGTTGCTGGGCATCCCGCACGAGAAGATGAACGTCAACGGCGGCGCGATTGCCATGGGCCACCCGCTGGGTGCCACCGGCGGCATGATCCTCGGCACCGTGCTCGACGAGCTTGAGCGCTCGGACAAGGAAACCGGCCTGATCACGCTCTGCGTCGGCGCCGGCATGGGCACCGCCACGATCATCGAGCGGGTCTGA
- a CDS encoding PaaI family thioesterase, producing MPDRHLLREVFPNPAPSSVSLGFEILALDSKAMTTRVRFDGRQEFTNPAGFIQGGYLVAMMDDAIGMLTTVKAGKSKLPSTVDLHTHFLRPVRVGAIEVAARLRNVGRSMVFAEAELFDARGKEAARATASLTLNPVSKPATSS from the coding sequence ATGCCTGACCGGCATCTCCTCCGCGAAGTGTTTCCCAATCCGGCGCCGAGTTCGGTGTCGCTGGGGTTCGAGATTCTCGCGTTGGACTCGAAGGCGATGACGACCCGCGTGCGCTTTGACGGGCGACAGGAGTTCACCAATCCGGCGGGGTTCATCCAGGGCGGCTATCTGGTCGCGATGATGGACGATGCCATCGGCATGCTGACGACCGTGAAGGCGGGCAAGTCGAAACTACCTTCGACTGTGGACCTTCACACGCACTTTCTGCGCCCGGTGCGCGTTGGCGCCATCGAAGTCGCCGCGCGCCTGCGCAATGTCGGCCGGTCCATGGTGTTCGCCGAAGCTGAACTGTTCGACGCGCGCGGCAAGGAAGCCGCCCGCGCCACTGCCTCCCTCACGCTCAACCCGGTGTCGAAGCCGGCCACCTCATCCTGA
- a CDS encoding acyl-CoA dehydrogenase family protein — protein sequence MQTSPLNVPKSAWRQDEELDIFADAVGQFFEKECAPHVPAWRKAGVVPREIWKKAGEMGLLGASVPEEYGGAGGDFRHEAIIIEQQQWKGIDGFGITLHNAIIAPYITAYGTEEQKRRWLPKICSGEIVTAIAMTEPGAGSDLQNIKTTAKLDGNEYVINGSKTFISNGQTANLILVCAKTDPTKGANGISIVCVETDQAEGFRRGRNLDKVGQHAADTSELFFDDVRVPTSNLLGEEAGKGFIQLMQKLPQERHVIGLQGIGMIERAIAETVEYVKGRKAFGGTIWDFQNTQFKLAECKTEATVAKVFADHCTELLLKGELDAATASMSKYWISDLQCKIIDECLQLHGGFGYMDEYPIAQMYADARVQRIYGGANEVMKMLIARTL from the coding sequence ATGCAGACGAGCCCCCTCAACGTCCCGAAATCCGCCTGGCGGCAGGATGAAGAGCTCGACATCTTCGCCGATGCGGTGGGGCAGTTCTTCGAGAAGGAATGCGCGCCGCATGTGCCGGCCTGGCGCAAGGCCGGCGTGGTGCCGCGCGAGATCTGGAAGAAGGCCGGCGAAATGGGGCTGCTCGGTGCGTCCGTGCCGGAGGAGTATGGCGGCGCCGGCGGCGACTTCCGCCATGAGGCGATCATCATCGAGCAGCAACAATGGAAGGGCATCGACGGCTTCGGCATCACGCTGCACAACGCGATCATTGCGCCCTACATCACGGCCTATGGCACTGAAGAGCAGAAGCGCCGCTGGCTGCCGAAGATCTGCTCGGGCGAGATCGTCACGGCGATCGCGATGACCGAGCCGGGCGCCGGCTCCGACCTGCAGAACATCAAGACGACGGCGAAGCTGGACGGCAACGAGTACGTCATCAACGGCTCGAAGACGTTCATCTCGAACGGCCAGACCGCCAACCTGATCCTCGTGTGCGCCAAGACGGATCCGACCAAAGGCGCCAACGGCATCTCGATTGTCTGTGTGGAGACGGACCAGGCCGAAGGGTTCCGCCGCGGCCGCAACCTCGACAAGGTGGGCCAGCATGCCGCCGACACGTCGGAGCTGTTCTTCGACGATGTGCGCGTGCCGACCAGCAACCTGCTGGGTGAGGAAGCCGGCAAGGGATTCATCCAGCTGATGCAGAAACTGCCGCAGGAGCGCCATGTCATCGGCCTGCAGGGCATCGGCATGATCGAGCGCGCGATTGCCGAGACGGTCGAGTATGTCAAAGGCCGCAAGGCGTTTGGCGGCACGATCTGGGATTTCCAGAACACGCAGTTCAAGCTGGCCGAGTGCAAGACCGAGGCGACGGTGGCGAAAGTGTTCGCCGATCACTGTACGGAGCTTCTGCTGAAGGGTGAGCTGGACGCCGCGACAGCCTCGATGTCGAAATACTGGATCAGTGATCTGCAGTGCAAGATCATCGACGAGTGCCTGCAGCTGCATGGCGGCTTCGGCTATATGGACGAGTATCCGATCGCGCAGATGTATGCCGACGCGCGCGTGCAGCGTATTTATGGCGGCGCGAACGAGGTGATGAAGATGCTGATCGCGAGGACGCTCTGA
- a CDS encoding acyl-CoA dehydrogenase C-terminal domain-containing protein: MPRYDAPVRDMQFVLHEMLQLQNYSNLPGFADATPDVIDQILDEGAKFAKNVLFPLSAVGDRQGCKRADDASVKTPDGFPDAYRQLVENGWPLLSAHPEMGGQGLPHAVNIAWTEMVSASNMAFGMYPGLTHGAYQALMAGGSDELKNKYGPKMASAEWAGTMNLTEPHCGTDLGLIKTKAVPQADGTYKITGQKIWISGGEQDLTENIIQLVLARIEGGPEGIKGISLFLVPKYFVGEDGSIGERNAASCGGLEEKMGIHGNATCVMNYDGATGWLVGEEHKGMRTMFVMMNEARLGVGLQGLSQAEIAYQNALDFAKDRLQGRSLAGTQAPEKAADPIIVHPDVRRMLLDQKAFIEGARAFAYWLAFQGDLQHKSPDPKVQEKAGDYMALLTPVVKAYLTHKGFESANLGLQLHGGSGFTREWGLEQIVRDCRITLIYEGTNGVQALDLVGRKLGANGGRAVFSFFGEIDEFVASAEGMPGMEPFLEGLKTVRGEMQEGTMWLMQNGMSDFNNAGASSHDYLHLVGLTALAYMWARMAKLALEQKDSGDPFYTAKLATGRYFVERLLPDAAAHLAKVKTGAAAMMAVSEAQF; this comes from the coding sequence ATGCCCCGTTATGATGCCCCGGTCCGTGACATGCAGTTCGTGCTGCACGAGATGCTGCAGCTTCAGAACTATTCCAATCTGCCCGGCTTTGCCGACGCGACGCCAGACGTGATCGACCAGATCCTCGATGAAGGCGCCAAGTTCGCCAAGAACGTGCTGTTCCCGCTGAGCGCCGTGGGCGACCGGCAGGGCTGCAAGCGCGCCGACGACGCGAGCGTGAAGACGCCGGACGGTTTTCCGGATGCGTATCGCCAGCTGGTCGAGAATGGCTGGCCGCTGCTGTCCGCACACCCGGAAATGGGCGGGCAAGGCCTGCCGCATGCGGTCAACATCGCCTGGACCGAGATGGTTTCCGCCTCGAACATGGCGTTCGGCATGTATCCGGGCCTGACGCACGGCGCCTACCAGGCGCTGATGGCGGGCGGGTCGGACGAGCTCAAGAACAAGTACGGCCCGAAGATGGCGTCGGCCGAATGGGCCGGCACGATGAACCTGACCGAGCCGCATTGCGGCACGGACCTCGGCCTGATCAAGACCAAGGCTGTTCCGCAGGCAGACGGTACCTACAAGATCACCGGCCAGAAGATCTGGATTTCCGGCGGCGAGCAGGACCTGACCGAGAACATCATCCAGCTCGTGCTCGCCCGCATCGAAGGCGGGCCGGAAGGGATCAAGGGCATCTCGCTGTTCCTGGTGCCGAAATACTTCGTGGGCGAAGACGGCTCGATCGGCGAACGCAACGCGGCGAGTTGCGGCGGCCTGGAAGAGAAGATGGGCATCCACGGCAACGCGACCTGCGTGATGAACTATGACGGCGCGACCGGCTGGCTCGTCGGCGAAGAGCACAAGGGCATGCGCACCATGTTCGTGATGATGAACGAGGCGCGCCTCGGCGTTGGCCTGCAAGGGCTGTCGCAGGCCGAGATCGCTTACCAGAACGCGCTCGACTTCGCGAAGGACCGCCTGCAGGGCCGCTCGCTCGCCGGCACGCAGGCGCCGGAGAAGGCCGCCGACCCGATCATCGTCCACCCCGACGTGCGCCGCATGCTGCTGGACCAGAAGGCCTTCATCGAAGGCGCGCGGGCGTTTGCCTACTGGCTCGCCTTCCAGGGCGACCTGCAGCACAAATCGCCGGACCCGAAAGTGCAGGAGAAGGCGGGCGACTACATGGCGCTGCTGACGCCGGTGGTGAAAGCCTACCTCACCCACAAGGGCTTCGAGAGCGCGAACCTCGGCCTGCAGCTGCATGGCGGCTCCGGCTTCACGCGCGAATGGGGCCTCGAACAGATCGTCCGCGATTGCCGCATCACCCTAATTTATGAGGGCACCAACGGCGTGCAGGCGCTCGACCTGGTCGGCCGCAAGCTGGGCGCCAATGGCGGGCGGGCGGTGTTCAGCTTCTTCGGCGAGATCGACGAGTTCGTCGCCTCGGCGGAAGGCATGCCGGGCATGGAGCCTTTCCTCGAGGGCCTGAAGACCGTGCGCGGCGAAATGCAGGAAGGCACGATGTGGCTGATGCAGAACGGCATGAGCGACTTCAACAATGCCGGCGCGTCCAGCCACGACTACCTTCACCTCGTCGGCCTGACGGCGCTTGCCTACATGTGGGCGCGGATGGCGAAGCTGGCGCTGGAGCAGAAAGACTCCGGCGATCCCTTCTATACGGCGAAGCTCGCAACCGGCCGGTATTTCGTGGAGCGCCTGCTGCCGGACGCGGCGGCGCATCTTGCGAAGGTGAAGACCGGCGCGGCGGCGATGATGGCAGTCAGCGAAGCGCAGTTCTGA